In Bradysia coprophila strain Holo2 chromosome X unlocalized genomic scaffold, BU_Bcop_v1 contig_38, whole genome shotgun sequence, the following proteins share a genomic window:
- the LOC119069579 gene encoding excitatory amino acid transporter 3-like, producing MKNSRIRQTIEKNLLLLTTLAGVIIGIILGIGLRSSGLSDSQKLLISFPGELFLRMLKLLTLPLLISSLVTVTASLNSQLGGKIMLRTLILFALTSFLTASMGISLTFLFRSENNHSTTNTAVNATDAKESKILDSFLDLGRNFFPENLFQATFQQVQTVYREHKDENGTNSKLVRELIYRNSPNTLGLVIFCLIFGTIANSIGEKGDVIRVFFSAVFDILLKITTKVMWLSGIGVCSIIADKLLSVDNLPEVLSQLALFAFCVIFGVFIHQLIIMPAIYYCFLRKNPYTFFWSLIEAWVTAFAVASAVVTLPTTMRCMIDKMKHDERIVKFVLSLGIYLNTNGTAMFMSIASVFVAHLNGITLGFDSLFIVLITSTALSMAMPSIPSASLVMLLIILDSINIDPSNVSLLFGIDWILDRFRTTSNVLDDCLAAAVIEKLSEKELKSLDAHKTQSEGSRSHATQSDSSV from the exons ATGAAAAACTCTAGAATTAGGCAAACAATTgagaaaaatctattacttctgaCAACATTGGCTGGTGTTATCATTGGAATAATTTTGG GAATTGGATTACGATCGAGTGGCCTATCCGACAGTCAGAAATTGCTGATATCATTTCCcggtgaattatttttgcgaaTGTTAAAATTGCTCACACTGCCGCTACTGATATCAAGTTTAGTAACCGTGACAGCTAGCCTTAATAGTCAACTGGGTGGCAAGATCATGTTAAGAACGTTGATTTTATTCGCATTGACATCGTTTCTAACGGCCAGCATGGGCATttcattaacatttttatttcgatcTGAGAATAATCATTCGACGACGAATACGGCAGTCAACGCAACCGATGCCAAAGAATCCAAAATTTTGGATAGTTTTCTCGATTTGGGAAG AAATTTCTTCCCAGAAAATTTGTTCCAAGCCACATTCCAGCAAGTACAGACCGTCTACAGAGAACATAAAGACGAGAATGGCAcaaattcgaaattagttAGAGAACTGATTTATCGAAACAGTCCGAACACGCTGGGACTGGTAATATTCTGCTTAATATTCGGCACAATTGCCAATTCGATTGGCGAAAAGGGCGATGTGATTCGAGTGTTCTTTTCGGCTGTATTCGATATATTGCTGAAAATAACCACAAAAGTGATGTGGTTGAGTGGAATTGGCGTTTGCAGCATCATTGCTGATAAGCTTCTGAGTGTGGATAATTTACCAGAAGTCTTATCACAGCTTGCTCTGTTTGCATTTTGTGTGATTTTTGGCGTTTTTATCCATCAATTGATTATCATGCCGGCCATATACTATTGTTTCCTTCGAAAGAATCCGTACACATTCTTCTGGAGTTTGATAGAAGCATGGGTAACTGCATTTGCTGTTGCGTCAGC AGTCGTCACATTACCCACTACGATGCGATGCATGATCGACAAAATGAAGCACGATGAGCGAATAGTTAAATTCGTGCTGTCGTTAGGAATATATTTGAATACCAACGGAACAGCAATGTTTATGTCGATAGCGTCAGTGTTCGTAGCACATTTAAATGGCATAACGCTGGGCTTTGATTCATTGTTCATTGTTCTCATCACATCGACTGCTTTGTCAATGGCGATGCCATCCATTCCGAGCGCTTCATTGGTGATGTTACTGATCATATTGGATTCAATTAATATTGATCCCAGCAATGTGTCACTGTTGTTTGGCATTGATTGGATTCT GGATCGTTTCCGTACAACCAGCAACGTATTAGATGATTGCCTTGCGGCTGCTGTTATAGAAAAGCTCAGTGAAAAAGAGCTCAAAAGTTTGGATGCGCACAAAACACAATCCGAAGGATCTCGTTCACATGCAACACAATCAGACTCATCAGTTTAA